The following are from one region of the Roseobacter fucihabitans genome:
- a CDS encoding RluA family pseudouridine synthase encodes MPLRHIHFVIDDAPPPRLDKALARDVPVDAALSRTRLGRLIADGAVSVAGDVVTDPRARVEAGMEIAIAVEEAQDSHILPEDIALEVVFEDADLIVINKPAGMVVHPAPGTPSGTLVNALLAHCGDDLSGVGGLKRPGIVHRIDKETSGLLVVAKSDAAHHGLAAQFEAHSVERYYRALVYGVPDANDPRLRGIKGTNFEPGNILKITTQLARHKHDRQRQAVLFHGGRHAVTRARTVERFGTPAALAFMECWLETGRTHQIRVHMAHAGHGLVGDPTYGGKRKLAAKALPEAVAEAVRGFERQALHAAVLGFDHPISGEKVRFEASLPADMQDLLALLQAVT; translated from the coding sequence ATGCCGCTTCGCCATATCCACTTTGTCATCGACGATGCTCCGCCGCCCCGCCTTGATAAGGCGCTTGCGCGGGATGTGCCAGTGGATGCCGCGCTTTCGCGTACCCGTCTGGGCCGTTTGATCGCCGATGGCGCGGTGTCGGTGGCGGGCGATGTGGTGACCGACCCGCGCGCGCGGGTCGAGGCCGGGATGGAGATCGCAATTGCGGTGGAAGAGGCGCAGGACAGCCACATCCTGCCCGAAGACATCGCCTTGGAGGTGGTGTTTGAGGATGCCGACCTGATCGTGATCAACAAACCTGCGGGCATGGTGGTGCATCCGGCACCGGGGACGCCTTCGGGCACGTTGGTCAACGCGCTTTTGGCGCATTGCGGCGATGACCTCTCCGGGGTCGGTGGCCTGAAGCGGCCCGGCATCGTGCACCGGATCGACAAGGAAACCTCCGGCCTGCTGGTTGTGGCCAAATCGGACGCGGCGCATCACGGATTGGCCGCACAATTTGAGGCGCATTCGGTCGAGCGCTATTACCGCGCCTTGGTTTACGGCGTGCCGGACGCCAATGATCCCCGTTTGCGCGGGATCAAGGGCACGAATTTCGAGCCCGGAAATATCCTCAAGATCACCACGCAACTGGCGCGTCACAAGCATGACCGGCAACGCCAGGCGGTACTGTTCCACGGGGGCCGTCATGCGGTGACGCGCGCGCGCACGGTGGAGCGTTTCGGCACACCCGCGGCGCTGGCGTTCATGGAGTGCTGGCTGGAGACCGGGCGCACGCATCAGATCCGTGTGCATATGGCGCATGCGGGGCATGGTCTGGTCGGTGATCCGACCTATGGGGGCAAGCGCAAGCTGGCGGCAAAGGCGCTGCCGGAAGCCGTCGCAGAGGCGGTGCGCGGCTTTGAGCGACAAGCCTTACACGCCGCGGTTCTGGGCTTTGATCACCCGATCAGTGGCGAAAAGGTGCGGTTTGAAGCGTCGTTACCGGCTGATATGCAGGACTTATTGGCACTGCTGCAAGCTGTGACATAA
- the rpoH gene encoding RNA polymerase sigma factor RpoH, translated as MANYANLPAPTPEGGLNRYMQEIRKFPLLEPEEEYMLAKAWAEKEDTKAAHRMVTSHLRLAAKIAMGYRGYGLPQAEVISEANVGLMQAVKRFDPEKGFRLATYAMWWIRASIQEYILRSWSLVKLGTTSGQKKLFFNLRKAKNKIGALEEGDMRPENVKRIATDLGVTETEVISMNRRMSGGDASLNATVGSEGEGTMQWQDWLEDEGADQAGDYEARNELEARRELLADAMSVLNDREKDILTQRRLSDKTVTLEDLSAEYDVSRERIRQIEVRAFEKLQKKMRDLAKEKGMMATA; from the coding sequence ATGGCTAATTATGCAAATCTACCGGCCCCAACACCGGAAGGCGGATTGAACCGCTACATGCAGGAAATTCGCAAGTTTCCGCTTCTGGAACCAGAAGAGGAATACATGCTGGCCAAGGCATGGGCTGAGAAAGAAGACACCAAAGCGGCGCACCGCATGGTGACGTCGCACCTGCGTCTGGCTGCGAAAATCGCAATGGGGTATCGCGGCTATGGCTTGCCGCAAGCAGAGGTCATTTCCGAGGCCAATGTGGGCCTGATGCAGGCGGTCAAACGGTTCGATCCTGAAAAAGGCTTCCGCCTTGCCACCTATGCGATGTGGTGGATCCGTGCGTCCATTCAGGAATATATCCTGCGGTCCTGGAGCCTTGTGAAGCTGGGCACGACCTCCGGGCAAAAGAAGCTTTTCTTCAACCTGCGCAAGGCCAAGAACAAGATCGGTGCGCTGGAAGAGGGCGATATGCGCCCTGAAAATGTCAAGCGGATCGCCACCGATCTGGGGGTAACGGAGACCGAAGTGATCTCCATGAACCGGCGGATGTCGGGCGGGGATGCGTCGCTGAACGCCACTGTCGGCTCCGAGGGCGAGGGGACGATGCAATGGCAGGATTGGCTCGAAGATGAGGGCGCCGATCAGGCGGGCGATTATGAGGCGCGCAACGAATTGGAGGCGCGCCGCGAATTGCTGGCCGATGCAATGAGCGTGCTGAATGATCGTGAAAAGGACATCCTGACGCAACGCCGTCTGTCCGATAAGACGGTCACGCTCGAAGATCTGAGCGCGGAATATGACGTCAGCCGCGAACGGATCCGCCAGATCGAAGTACGCGCTTTTGAGAAGCTGCAAAAGAAAATGCGCGATCTCGCCAAGGAAAAAGGCATGATGGCCACCGCCTGA
- a CDS encoding ATP-dependent DNA ligase yields the protein MNRFAALFNAIDQSTKTTVKVAALADYFQAAPDSDRMWTMALFSGRRPKRVVTTTRLRAWAAEAAGIPLWLFEDSYAIVGDLAETIALVLPSNETTSDQTLTHWIDALRALTQADEPARKAFVLEAWAQLGGTERFVFNKLITGGFRMGVSQKLMTRALSRATGKPEAELAHRLMGNWHPDDTTWAALIEATDASADASRPYPFYLAHALDGTPDALGSCTEWRAEWKWDGIRGQLILRDGQHFVWSRGEELMTDRFPELARAVDFLPPGTVLDGELLVWHPGAEGPESFNALQKRIGRKTVPKKLLAEAPVALHAYDLLEWEGADLRNRPFGERRAQLESACASLPPDAPIRLSPQLDFTAWSDLADLRAVARDENAEGLMLKRADSPYRIGRKKGDWWKWKLDPLTIDAVMIYAQAGHGRRANLFTDFTFAVWHGNDLVPFTKAYSGLTDAEFGEITKWVRKHTLQRFGPVRQVTPQHVFEIAFEGIQASPRHKSGVALRFPRMLRWRQDKPLQEANTLDDLKQMLAIYG from the coding sequence ATGAACCGTTTTGCGGCCCTTTTCAACGCCATCGACCAGAGCACGAAGACTACCGTCAAGGTCGCAGCCCTGGCGGATTATTTTCAAGCCGCACCGGATTCGGACCGGATGTGGACCATGGCGCTGTTTTCGGGGCGCCGCCCCAAACGCGTGGTGACCACCACAAGATTGCGCGCATGGGCGGCAGAGGCCGCAGGCATCCCGTTGTGGCTGTTTGAGGACAGCTATGCCATCGTCGGTGATCTAGCCGAAACCATTGCGCTGGTTCTGCCCTCCAATGAGACCACCAGCGATCAAACCCTCACCCATTGGATTGATGCCCTGCGCGCGCTCACGCAAGCCGATGAGCCCGCGCGCAAGGCCTTCGTTCTGGAGGCCTGGGCGCAGCTGGGCGGGACCGAACGGTTTGTGTTCAACAAGCTGATTACCGGTGGGTTTCGCATGGGGGTCAGCCAGAAACTGATGACCCGCGCTCTGTCACGCGCCACGGGCAAACCCGAGGCCGAACTGGCGCACCGTTTGATGGGCAATTGGCACCCCGATGACACCACATGGGCCGCCTTGATCGAGGCGACGGATGCATCGGCGGATGCCTCGCGCCCCTATCCGTTTTACCTCGCCCATGCGCTGGACGGGACGCCCGACGCCCTTGGTTCCTGCACAGAGTGGCGCGCAGAGTGGAAATGGGATGGGATTCGCGGGCAATTGATCCTGCGCGACGGGCAGCATTTTGTCTGGTCGCGCGGCGAGGAGTTGATGACCGACCGCTTTCCCGAACTGGCGCGCGCGGTGGATTTCCTGCCGCCGGGGACGGTTCTGGATGGGGAGCTGCTCGTCTGGCACCCCGGCGCGGAGGGTCCTGAGAGCTTCAACGCGCTGCAAAAGCGTATTGGCCGCAAGACTGTCCCCAAAAAACTACTGGCCGAGGCACCGGTCGCCCTGCATGCCTATGATCTTCTGGAGTGGGAGGGTGCGGATTTGCGCAACCGCCCCTTTGGCGAGCGGCGCGCGCAATTGGAAAGCGCCTGCGCGTCTCTGCCACCCGACGCGCCCATCCGCCTGTCCCCGCAACTGGATTTTACCGCCTGGTCCGATCTGGCCGACCTGCGCGCGGTCGCGCGTGATGAAAACGCCGAAGGTCTGATGCTGAAGCGCGCCGACAGCCCTTATCGCATCGGGCGCAAAAAAGGCGATTGGTGGAAATGGAAGCTTGATCCGCTGACCATCGACGCGGTGATGATCTATGCGCAAGCCGGGCATGGGCGGCGCGCGAACCTCTTTACCGATTTCACATTTGCCGTGTGGCACGGGAATGATCTGGTGCCCTTCACCAAGGCCTATTCCGGGCTGACGGACGCGGAATTCGGCGAAATCACCAAATGGGTACGCAAACACACGCTGCAACGCTTTGGCCCCGTGCGCCAGGTCACACCGCAGCATGTGTTCGAAATCGCCTTTGAGGGCATCCAGGCCAGCCCGCGTCATAAATCCGGTGTCGCGCTGCGGTTTCCACGCATGTTACGCTGGCGACAGGATAAGCCGCTGCAAGAGGCCAACACGCTGGATGACCTCAAGCAGATGCTTGCTATTTACGGGTAA
- the ribB gene encoding 3,4-dihydroxy-2-butanone-4-phosphate synthase, whose product MSFETPGPVETDLSARISPTSQIIEDARAGRMFILVDHEDRENEGDLVIPAQFADADAINFMATHGRGLICMPLTAERIETLGLPMMAVNNSSRHETAFTVSIEAREGVSTGISAADRALTVAVAINEGKGQADIATPGHVFPLRARQGGVLVRAGHTEAAVDISRLAGLHPSGVICEIMKSDGDMARLPDLVDFAKEHGLNIGTISDLISYRLKHDNLLRLRDERTVTSEFGGEWHMRVFSDEITGTDHVMLSKGDLTTYAPVLVRTHALNALEDVLGLGPSPAGELPRAMQIIAEEGRGAVLLFREPHPKLRLEGDEDEGPRTIKRTGVGAQIMSTLGLSNIILLTDSPQTKYTGLEAYNLTIVGTRPITKE is encoded by the coding sequence ATGAGTTTTGAAACCCCCGGACCGGTCGAAACAGACCTCAGCGCCCGTATTTCGCCAACCTCTCAGATCATCGAGGATGCGCGGGCCGGTCGCATGTTCATTCTGGTGGATCATGAGGATCGCGAAAACGAAGGCGATTTGGTGATCCCGGCACAATTCGCCGATGCGGATGCGATCAATTTCATGGCGACGCATGGGCGTGGTCTGATCTGCATGCCACTGACGGCAGAGCGTATCGAAACGCTGGGCTTGCCGATGATGGCCGTGAACAACTCCTCGCGTCATGAAACGGCCTTCACCGTGTCCATTGAGGCGCGCGAGGGGGTCAGCACCGGGATTTCGGCCGCGGACCGTGCGTTGACGGTCGCCGTTGCCATCAATGAAGGCAAGGGGCAGGCGGATATCGCCACGCCCGGCCATGTGTTTCCGCTGCGTGCGCGTCAAGGCGGGGTTCTGGTGCGCGCCGGTCACACCGAGGCCGCCGTGGACATCAGCCGCCTGGCCGGGTTGCATCCTTCCGGTGTGATCTGCGAGATCATGAAATCCGATGGCGATATGGCGCGCCTGCCGGATCTGGTGGATTTTGCGAAGGAACACGGGCTGAATATCGGTACGATCAGCGATCTGATTTCCTATCGTCTCAAACACGACAACCTGCTGCGTCTGCGCGATGAGCGGACCGTTACCTCCGAATTTGGCGGGGAATGGCACATGCGGGTGTTTTCGGATGAGATCACCGGCACCGATCATGTGATGCTGTCCAAGGGCGATTTGACCACCTACGCGCCGGTTCTGGTGCGTACCCATGCGCTTAATGCGCTGGAAGATGTGCTTGGTCTTGGGCCTAGCCCGGCAGGGGAATTGCCGCGTGCGATGCAGATCATTGCCGAGGAAGGGCGCGGCGCGGTTCTGCTGTTTCGCGAACCGCATCCGAAACTGCGCCTTGAGGGGGATGAGGACGAGGGGCCGCGCACCATCAAACGCACCGGTGTCGGTGCGCAGATCATGTCGACGCTGGGGCTCAGCAACATCATTTTGCTGACCGACAGCCCGCAAACGAAATATACAGGGCTTGAAGCCTATAACCTGACTATCGTGGGCACGCGCCCAATCACTAAGGAATAG
- a CDS encoding ligase-associated DNA damage response exonuclease, with protein sequence MTILTFTERGIYCAAGDFYIDPWRPVERALITHGHADHARSGHGSYLATPAALPVMRHRLGKITAEGIAYGESRQIGEARVSFHPAGHVPGSAQIRVEVGGEVWVASGDYKTEDDGLSEAFTPQKCHHFITESTFGLPVFRWQSQTEVAQALNAWWAECAAAGKTAFLGAYALGKAQRLMHMLDPDIGPILTHGAVEATNKVLRAQGLRLPDTVPVTAQTDPKAHKGALVLAPPSALGSKWARKFGPQESAFASGWMQLRGVRRRRAGDRGFVISDHADWNGLLGAIKDTGAENIYVTHGYTDIFARYLNENGWNAQVVPTQFEGETLEGEATE encoded by the coding sequence ATGACGATACTCACCTTCACCGAACGCGGTATCTATTGCGCGGCGGGCGATTTTTACATTGACCCATGGCGCCCCGTAGAACGCGCGTTGATCACCCATGGGCATGCCGATCACGCCCGTAGCGGGCATGGTTCATATCTCGCCACCCCTGCCGCCCTGCCCGTCATGCGCCACCGCCTGGGCAAAATTACCGCAGAGGGCATCGCTTATGGCGAATCCCGCCAGATCGGGGAGGCCAGAGTGTCCTTTCATCCGGCGGGGCATGTGCCGGGGTCCGCGCAAATCCGCGTTGAGGTTGGCGGTGAAGTCTGGGTTGCCTCAGGCGATTACAAAACCGAGGATGACGGGCTTTCGGAGGCTTTCACGCCGCAGAAGTGCCATCATTTCATCACCGAATCGACGTTCGGTTTGCCTGTGTTTCGCTGGCAATCGCAAACTGAGGTCGCACAGGCGTTGAACGCTTGGTGGGCGGAATGTGCTGCGGCGGGCAAAACTGCGTTTCTGGGGGCCTATGCTCTGGGCAAAGCTCAACGGTTAATGCACATGCTCGACCCCGACATCGGACCCATCCTCACGCATGGCGCGGTGGAGGCCACAAACAAGGTGCTACGCGCGCAGGGCCTGCGCCTGCCAGACACCGTTCCCGTCACCGCGCAAACCGACCCAAAAGCGCATAAAGGCGCGCTGGTGCTGGCCCCGCCCTCGGCCCTTGGCAGCAAATGGGCGCGCAAATTCGGCCCACAGGAGAGCGCCTTTGCCAGCGGGTGGATGCAGCTGCGCGGGGTGCGCAGGCGACGCGCGGGGGATCGCGGCTTTGTGATCTCCGATCATGCCGATTGGAATGGATTGCTGGGTGCGATCAAGGACACGGGTGCGGAAAACATCTATGTCACGCACGGGTATACCGACATTTTTGCCCGCTATCTCAACGAAAACGGTTGGAACGCGCAGGTCGTACCCACCCAGTTCGAGGGCGAGACCCTTGAGGGCGAGGCCACCGAATGA
- a CDS encoding M3 family oligoendopeptidase codes for MFQLPFPVRDANAAGAASPLGDLPEWNLDDLYTGEDATELKRDLDWLEQACASFAADFEGKLGGLDAAGFLDCVLRNEKINQIAGRIMSFAGLRYYQMTTDADRAKFMSDLQEKITNFTTPLVFFTLEINRLADDHLDGLYAQNADLARYKPVFDRVRAMKPYQLSDELEKFMHDLGVVGDAWERLFDETIAGLEFEVDGEQLNIEGTLNLLTDPDRAKREAGARELADVFGANIKTFARVHNTQAKEKEIIDRWRGMESAQLGRHLSNQVEPEVVEALRNAVVAAYPKLSHRYYELKRKWLGLDVMQVWDRNAPLPMEDPRVVNWDQAEKTVMDAYNAFDPRMGQIAEPFFRKGWIDAAVKPGKAPGAFAHPTVTNVHPYVMLNYLGKPRDVMTLAHELGHGVHQVLAAEQGEMLSSTPLTLAETASVFGEMLTFRKMLDGAKTKAERKIMLAGKVEDMINTVVRQIAFYDFECKLHAARRGGELTPDDINVLWMSVQGESLGPAFEFMEGYETFWAYIPHFVHSPFYVYAYAFGDGLVNALYAVYAEGDAGFEDKYFDMLKAGGSKHHKELLAPFGLDASDPAFWDKGLSMISGFIDELEAMEE; via the coding sequence ATGTTTCAATTGCCCTTCCCCGTTCGCGATGCAAATGCCGCAGGTGCCGCCAGCCCGTTGGGCGATCTGCCGGAATGGAACCTCGATGATCTTTATACCGGGGAAGACGCCACAGAGTTGAAACGTGATCTGGACTGGCTGGAGCAGGCCTGCGCCAGTTTCGCCGCTGATTTCGAAGGCAAACTGGGGGGGCTGGATGCCGCTGGTTTCCTCGATTGCGTGCTGCGCAACGAGAAGATCAACCAGATCGCCGGGCGCATCATGTCTTTTGCAGGTCTGCGCTATTACCAGATGACCACGGATGCGGACCGCGCGAAATTCATGTCCGACCTGCAGGAAAAGATCACCAATTTCACCACGCCGCTGGTGTTTTTCACACTGGAAATCAACCGCTTGGCGGATGACCATCTGGATGGGCTCTATGCGCAGAACGCCGATCTTGCGCGCTACAAGCCCGTTTTCGACCGGGTGCGCGCGATGAAACCCTATCAGCTCAGCGATGAGTTGGAAAAGTTCATGCATGATCTCGGCGTGGTCGGGGATGCCTGGGAACGCTTGTTTGATGAAACCATCGCCGGGCTGGAATTTGAGGTCGACGGCGAGCAGTTGAATATTGAGGGCACGCTGAACCTGTTGACCGACCCGGATCGTGCCAAACGCGAAGCCGGCGCGCGTGAATTGGCGGATGTGTTTGGGGCCAACATCAAGACCTTCGCGCGGGTGCATAACACGCAGGCCAAGGAAAAAGAGATCATCGACCGGTGGCGCGGCATGGAATCCGCCCAACTCGGGCGCCACCTCAGCAATCAGGTCGAACCCGAAGTGGTCGAGGCGCTGCGCAATGCTGTTGTCGCCGCCTACCCCAAGCTCAGCCACCGTTACTACGAGCTCAAACGCAAATGGTTGGGCCTTGACGTCATGCAGGTCTGGGACCGAAACGCGCCGCTGCCGATGGAAGACCCGCGGGTGGTGAATTGGGATCAGGCCGAAAAGACCGTGATGGACGCCTATAACGCTTTTGATCCGCGCATGGGCCAAATCGCCGAGCCGTTTTTCCGCAAGGGTTGGATTGATGCGGCCGTGAAACCGGGCAAGGCACCGGGGGCCTTTGCCCATCCGACCGTGACCAATGTGCACCCCTATGTGATGCTGAACTACCTTGGAAAACCACGTGATGTCATGACCCTGGCGCATGAGTTGGGCCACGGCGTGCATCAGGTCCTGGCGGCTGAACAGGGCGAAATGCTCTCTTCCACGCCGCTGACCCTTGCCGAAACCGCCAGTGTTTTTGGGGAAATGCTCACTTTCCGCAAAATGCTCGACGGGGCCAAGACCAAAGCGGAACGTAAAATCATGCTCGCCGGCAAGGTCGAGGATATGATCAATACTGTCGTGCGTCAGATCGCGTTTTACGATTTTGAATGCAAACTCCACGCGGCGCGGCGCGGTGGCGAATTGACCCCCGATGATATCAACGTGCTCTGGATGTCGGTGCAGGGCGAAAGCCTGGGGCCGGCGTTTGAATTCATGGAGGGGTATGAAACCTTCTGGGCCTATATCCCGCATTTCGTGCATTCACCGTTTTACGTCTACGCCTATGCCTTTGGCGACGGTTTGGTGAACGCGCTTTATGCGGTTTACGCCGAAGGGGACGCCGGTTTTGAGGATAAATATTTCGACATGCTCAAGGCGGGTGGCTCGAAACACCACAAGGAACTGCTTGCGCCCTTCGGTCTGGATGCCTCTGACCCGGCTTTTTGGGACAAGGGCCTGTCGATGATTTCCGGCTTCATCGACGAATTGGAAGCGATGGAAGAGTGA
- a CDS encoding MmcB family DNA repair protein: MAHPDLQNLQPGQLLARGTARLLFTYGFASLEELVPTRGLRVDVTGLGPKGDIWIIECKSSRADFQSDQKWEGYLPWCDRFFWAVDADFPVDLLPPDTGLIIGDAYGAEIIRMGPQDRLAPARRKNVIQTFATTAARRLHDLRDPDRATLRD, from the coding sequence ATGGCACACCCGGATCTTCAAAACCTGCAACCCGGTCAGTTGCTGGCCCGAGGTACGGCGCGCCTGCTGTTTACCTATGGTTTCGCAAGCTTGGAGGAATTGGTGCCGACGCGCGGCTTGCGTGTCGACGTGACGGGTTTGGGCCCCAAGGGTGACATCTGGATCATCGAATGCAAGTCCAGCCGGGCGGATTTTCAGTCAGACCAGAAGTGGGAGGGGTATCTGCCATGGTGTGACCGGTTTTTCTGGGCGGTGGACGCGGATTTTCCGGTCGATCTTTTACCCCCGGACACGGGTTTGATCATTGGCGACGCTTATGGCGCGGAGATCATTCGCATGGGCCCTCAGGACCGTCTGGCACCGGCCCGGCGCAAAAACGTTATTCAAACCTTCGCAACGACAGCGGCACGCAGGCTGCATGATCTGCGCGACCCGGATCGCGCGACGCTGCGGGACTAG
- a CDS encoding DUF6476 family protein — translation MKNPDVKPEEEIIEPANLRFLRRLVTVLTATMIGGVLLIIALIVIRFNDVPPQLPDEIALPQGAKAVSFTQGPDWFAVVTDKDEILIFDRITGQLRQSVEIE, via the coding sequence ATGAAAAATCCCGACGTAAAACCAGAGGAAGAAATTATAGAACCCGCGAACTTGCGGTTTTTGCGGCGTTTGGTGACGGTCCTGACTGCCACCATGATTGGCGGTGTTCTACTGATCATCGCGCTGATTGTCATCCGCTTCAATGACGTCCCGCCACAATTGCCCGATGAAATTGCGCTGCCGCAGGGCGCAAAGGCGGTTTCCTTCACGCAGGGCCCTGATTGGTTTGCCGTGGTGACAGATAAAGACGAGATCCTGATCTTTGACCGCATCACCGGACAGCTGCGTCAAAGCGTCGAAATCGAATAA
- a CDS encoding 6,7-dimethyl-8-ribityllumazine synthase: protein MATAEQHHVLARPEFDEPVKILIVVAPYYKDIADNLVAGAQAEIEAAGGTWELVEMPGALEVPSAIGIADRRSNFDGYVALGCVIRGETTHYETVCNDSSRALQLLGLQGLCVGNGILTVETRVQAEVRADVLGQNKGGGAAAAALHLVALARKWGSQSKGIGFKPAGQDIQIAGSNDGSKTA from the coding sequence ATGGCCACAGCCGAACAACACCACGTCCTGGCGCGTCCGGAATTTGACGAACCGGTCAAGATCCTGATCGTCGTGGCCCCCTATTACAAGGACATCGCGGATAATCTGGTGGCGGGCGCGCAGGCAGAGATCGAGGCCGCAGGCGGCACCTGGGAGCTGGTCGAAATGCCCGGCGCGCTCGAAGTGCCATCGGCCATCGGCATCGCGGATCGACGCAGCAATTTTGATGGCTATGTGGCCCTGGGCTGCGTGATCCGGGGCGAGACGACGCATTATGAAACCGTATGCAATGACAGCAGCCGCGCCTTGCAATTGCTGGGGCTTCAGGGGCTTTGCGTGGGCAATGGCATCCTGACCGTGGAAACCCGCGTGCAGGCCGAAGTGCGCGCGGATGTCTTGGGGCAAAACAAAGGTGGCGGGGCGGCGGCGGCGGCCTTGCATCTCGTGGCGCTGGCCCGTAAATGGGGCTCCCAATCCAAGGGCATCGGGTTCAAGCCGGCAGGGCAGGACATCCAGATTGCCGGTTCCAACGACGGGTCCAAAACCGCATGA
- a CDS encoding DUF6324 family protein, whose product MGIDSESDIEANLQIGPTDKGMVRIYVEANGVEIPMDFAPDDAEEIAEEIVAAAGRARAMQGGRS is encoded by the coding sequence ATGGGCATTGATTCCGAAAGCGACATCGAGGCGAATTTGCAGATTGGCCCGACAGACAAGGGGATGGTGCGCATCTATGTCGAGGCGAACGGTGTGGAAATCCCGATGGATTTTGCGCCCGATGACGCCGAAGAAATCGCCGAGGAAATCGTCGCGGCCGCCGGGCGTGCCCGTGCCATGCAAGGCGGTCGTTCCTAG
- the nusB gene encoding transcription antitermination factor NusB, protein MTSLHGNLSGNQRRKMKSAARLYAVQALFQMEHSSQTVEVVRREFLDHRFGATYDGDEMLDGDMELFAAVLEGAVNYQAPIDQMTDRALVAKWPLKRIDPTLRALFRAAGAELNNKQTPPKVVITEYVDVARAFFSDGKEPQFVNAVLDHMAREARPEAF, encoded by the coding sequence ATGACATCGCTTCACGGCAACCTCTCCGGCAACCAGCGCCGCAAAATGAAATCCGCCGCCCGCCTTTATGCGGTGCAGGCGCTGTTTCAGATGGAGCATTCCTCGCAGACCGTCGAAGTGGTGCGCCGGGAGTTCCTCGATCACCGTTTTGGGGCCACCTATGACGGCGATGAAATGCTCGATGGTGACATGGAGCTTTTTGCCGCCGTGCTGGAGGGGGCGGTCAATTATCAGGCCCCGATTGACCAGATGACGGACCGTGCGCTGGTGGCGAAATGGCCGCTGAAACGGATCGATCCGACGCTGCGCGCCTTGTTTCGCGCGGCGGGCGCGGAGCTGAACAACAAACAGACACCCCCAAAGGTGGTCATTACCGAATATGTCGATGTGGCGCGCGCGTTTTTTTCCGACGGCAAAGAGCCTCAATTCGTGAATGCGGTTCTGGATCACATGGCGCGCGAGGCCCGGCCAGAGGCGTTTTGA
- a CDS encoding GNAT family N-acetyltransferase gives MAQVQIRAFSAEDRDWLVEQHGVLYAQNEGFDASFGTLVAEIIDAFLSAHDPHREAGWIAQRGDVRLGSIFCVRLNETTAKLRLFLLVPEARGQGLGKQLLYTCMEFAENRDYTGMQLWTHESHHAACALYQSTGWKMISSEPVHSFGQDLVEQSWIYRFDPLAICEPGS, from the coding sequence ATGGCACAGGTTCAAATACGCGCGTTCAGCGCAGAAGATCGTGATTGGCTGGTTGAGCAGCATGGCGTTCTTTATGCGCAAAACGAAGGGTTTGATGCCAGTTTCGGAACGCTTGTCGCAGAAATCATCGACGCGTTTTTAAGCGCGCATGACCCGCACCGAGAAGCCGGCTGGATCGCACAGCGGGGCGACGTGCGGTTGGGGTCGATTTTTTGCGTACGGCTGAATGAAACGACGGCCAAGTTGCGGCTCTTTCTGTTGGTGCCCGAAGCGCGGGGGCAGGGGTTGGGAAAGCAGCTTTTGTACACCTGCATGGAATTCGCAGAAAACCGTGATTACACGGGCATGCAGTTGTGGACACATGAAAGCCACCACGCGGCTTGCGCGCTCTATCAATCAACCGGCTGGAAGATGATCAGCAGTGAACCGGTCCATTCCTTTGGGCAGGATTTGGTGGAGCAGAGCTGGATCTATCGTTTTGACCCTCTTGCAATCTGTGAACCGGGCAGCTAA